The DNA region ATTATAATAGAATTAGTCGGAGATAATTTAGATATTGGTTATGATGTGGCAAGCAATGTTATTAATGCAGTTTCTAAAGTAGAAGGAATAAGAAATGTGCTTATAAAAGAAGATGACTCTAATCATGAAATATTATTTACTATAAATAGAGATTTAATATCAAAAATAGGAATTAGCTTAGATACTATAGGAAGCATAATTCGTACTTCTTTTAGCGGAACTGTTGCAAGTACTATGACATTAGAAAACTCTTTATATATAGATTCTGATATAGTAGTAAGACTTGAAGACAGTACAAGAGAAAATATAGACGGTGTATACAAATTAATGATACCAACAGGAACAAACATTATACCAATATCTTCTGTGGTAAAAATATCTAAATCAACAGGTCCTACAGAAATAAATAGAAAAAATGATAATAGAATAATAGAAATAACAGCAAGTTCATATGGAAGGGCTGTAAACGAGATAATAGCAGATATAAAAAAAGAATTAAATAATATATATATACCAAGCGGATTTTTAATAAATTTTTCAGGCGATTATGAGGATATGCAGGAATCTTTTCAGCAATTATTAGTGTCATTAATAATGGCTATAGTATTTGTTTATGCGATAATAGCAGGTCAATTTGAATCATATATAACGCCTTTTGTAATATCATTATCTGTGCCTTTTGCTTTGTTTGGAGCATTAATATTTCTTTATATTGGCGGTGAAACTTTAAACGTATATAGTGCAATAGGTATTATAATGCTTGTTGGTATAGTTGTAAACAATGGAATAGTTTTAATAGATTATATGAATAAAGTTGTACTAGAAGAAAATATTTCTTGGAATGAATCAGCTTTGAGAGCTTGTAAGAGAAGATTAAAACCTGTGCTTATGACTTCTTTAACTACTATTTTGGGTATGCTTCCTATGATGTTAAAAGTAGGAAACGGCACAGAGATGTATAAACCACTGGCTACTGCTGTTTGCGGAGGACTTTTATTTTCTACAGTATTTACTCTTATAATAATACCTGCAGTATATTCTAGTTTTAGAAATAGATTTAATATAAAAAGAGAATATGATTAAATAAAATTCACTGTAGTTAACATACTTCATAAATTTATAAATAAAACTTTCGATAATTATTAAACTACTATATTATTGAAAGGGTTTGTTTATGGAAAATCAATTAAAAAGAATAGAGGCTAATGAGTTAGAAAATCTATTAGAAGAGTTTGCTGATTATTTACAAACTTTAAATTATGCCGCTCATACAATCAATAGTTATACTAAAGATTTAAAAGAATATATAAAATTCTTAGAAGATAATAATATAGACTTTAACGATGCTACTCACTACACTATAAGAGATTATTTTGCATCATTAAAAAATAAAAAATTAAAAAATGCAACAACTTCAAGACATCTCTCTTCTATAAAGAAGTTCTATAAATATTTAATAAGAAACGGTTACTCAGATAAAACTAGAATAATAAACATGAAAAGCCCTAAAAGAGAAGAGCATATAGCTAAGTTTTTATCGCTCAATGATATAGATAAAATACTAGAAATAGATGATGAAAATGATTTTACTATTATAAGAGATAAAATGATGGCTATATTTATGTATGCTATAGGTTTAAGAGCTTCAGAATTAATATCTATTAAGCTTAACATGATGCATAAAGGCTCTACTACTTTAAGAATACTTGGTAAAGGTTCAAAGGTAAGAGAGATACCATTAATACCTATAATATATGATAATTGGGATTTGTATATGCAAAAAAGAGCAATTATACAAAGAGAATATGGCTCTAACAATAATTATTTGTTTGTAAACAGATTTGGAAAACCTATAAGCGATAGAAGCGTTAGAAACTCAATGAAAAGACTTATGAGAATGGCTAATATAAGTGTAGATTTTTCTCCGCACACTTTAAGACATACATTTGCCACACATCTTTTAAATAATGATGCCGAAATTAGAGGTGTTCAAGAATTATTAGGTCATGAAAGCATATCAACAACTCAAAGATATACTCATGTTACAAATGATAGGCTTTTTGAAGTATACAATAGAGCTCATCCGCATTCAAAATAAAATATACAAATAGAAAATTACTTGATTTTTTGGAATCTTTTTTATATAATTAACATATTAAAGTTAATTAATAAAAAATCTTTGAGGATAAATAAATGTCATCTAATAAAAAAATAGTAATCAAAAAAAAGAAGTCCTGTAGTTAAAACTTTGCAATGGCTTGGAGTATCTGCTGTATCCATTTTACTTATAGTATATTTTTTGGTAATAGATACTAGAGGAAGTCAGAAAACTCCTACTATAGGTTCTGTAAACGGTACTCCTATATACTATACTTCTACAAGTCCTTATGGTAAAGCTTTTAGAGAGATAGAAAACTATTATCAGCAATTTGGAATACCAATGAATGCTGATATATATGCCAATATAGAAGATTTAGCTTTTAGAAGAGCTGTTACTACTATACTTTTAGATGATTTAGCAGCAAAAAATATAACTGTAAGCGATAAAATAATACTTCAATATATGCAAAGCCAATTTATAGACAGCAATGGTAATTATAACCAAATGGCTTATGATGCTTTTATTAAAAATACTCCTCAATCAGAAAAAATTAGAATAGAAAAAGATTTAAAAGAAACTGTTATGGCTCAAACTATAGCTTTAGAGTTATTTAATAGTGTTAAAATTAATTCTTTAGAACTAGAAAGACAATATATAAAAAATCTCACAAAAAGAGATATTGAAATGCTTTATATTGATGCTTCTGAGATAGTAAAAAATGCTGATATACTTGAAACAGATATAGACAAATATTTTAATGATAATAAAACTAATTTTGTACAGGCTGACATATCTTGGATACTTCTTGCTAATGCTAAAGATGCTGAAAATGTATATAAAACATTAAAAAATGATATCACTTTATTTGACAAAACTGTAGCAGAAAAAAGTATTTATACAAATGACTATCATTTAGGATATGTTACAAGAATGGAAATAGATAAAAACATAGCTGACAGAGTATTTACAAACACACAAATTACTACTAATACCCTACTCTCTCCTATCAATGTTAATGGGGTTTACTATGTTGTATTAGTTAATGATATAAGACTTCCAGAAAAATACACCGATGTTAATTCTGGAGTTTTAAGAGACAGTTATTTAAATGATAATCTTAAAGTATTAGTTGAAGCAGAAAAATCTAAACAAGTAGAAATATTGAAAAATGCTGTTGCAAATAACAATAATTTTGCAGCTTTAAATAACAATAATAATATTAAATACTACAAATCTTCAGCACCATTTTATTATTCTCAAGGTTTTATAAATTCTACTGATAAAAATGTTATACCAGATTCATCTAGCCCTATATTTAACAGCACTGTATTTTCTTTGAATGTAGGAGATAAAAGCGAGGTTATAAAATTAAACAATGGTGTCGCTGTTATAAAGGTTTTATCAGAAGAGAAAGCTGATATAAACAGATTAGCATCATTAGATACAGCTCAAAAAAATGCAGCAAGAAAAGAATTATTAAATGCATCTGTTGCTAATATTTCTATAGAATGGGAAAATAGAAGTATGGAAGATGCTAAAATAAAAAGACATAAAGTAAGATAAAATTAGGGGTATTTATGTTTGATAATAACGTACATTATATAAGAAAAGAATTAGAATCTATATACAATGTTGTAGTAGAGCATTTAGGTAAAGAGTTATTAAGCAAAGAGATAAAAAAGCTTGAATATGAGCCTAAATTAGACAGAATAAATATCAATGATTTTATTTTTATAAGACTTACATTTGAAAACAAAGAAGACCATAAAGAATTATTTTATGAGATATATATAGAAGATGAAAACGGTAATGCCTTAGAAAACTCAATGATAAATGTAGAGCGTCCGTTCTCTAAACTTGTAGATAAAATAGATTATCTTATAAAACTAGATTATTAATTATTTTGTAGTATAGTTTTATATATACTTATCTAAAGAGTATATTAATAAATATTTATGTTGTTTTTAGTTTAATAATTTATATTATATATAAAATAATATTATTTTCTTAATTTACACTTTGGCTAAACGTAATAGAAAAACTTAAATATTTGCACTTTCGCGAAGCGTGCCTAAATGGCAAAAACTTTAACGAATTCCGCAAAGCGAATGCGGGAAAAAGTAGAATAAAACAAATACATATATTAATATAAAAAAATATTTGTTTAAATTAACATTTGCAGGGCTTTGCCCTTAATGAAGTACACACCGTGCAGCACCCTACTTCTTTTGCTGCCGCAAAGAAGCAAAAAGGCTGCATTTTTATGGAATATATCTACAAACATATATTATTATTTAATATATATTCATAATCAGTAAAATTAAAACAACATAAATATTTATTAAAGCAAATAATAATATAGTTTTAAGTATGCAATAAAAAAGGCTTAAGGAGTAATTCCCTAAGCCTCTAAAACTATTTATAAAAGTAAATCATTTTGCTTTTACAGATAACACATATTTATCGCCATAAGCTCTAGGAGAGTTGTTTGCAATATCTTTTATTAATTGTTGTAACTCTCTTGATACTTCATCTCTAGTGTCACCATCAACAATATATAGAGTATCTTCATCTGCTAAATAATAAGCTTCAAATTCAGTATCTCTATCATTATCATTCATTTCTTTATTTTGAACTATACAAGCATTTCTACTTTTTTCACCTGATAAATTTGCTATACTTCCATCGTTAACAGTAATATCAGCAATCCAAGTTAATGTAGAATATTCATCTCTTCCGTCTAATACACCATTTTCATATTCTCTTTGAACCATTTTTGAACTAGGGTCAAAGAATATAAAAGTTTCTTCTGTTTCTAATTTACCATCATCATAATCACTTTCTGATTGATACCAAGTTGTAGAATAAAGTCTCTCTAAAACACTATAAGTTCCACTTTCAGGATTAGTATTTTCTCCTAATGTAACATCTCCAGATGCTTGAGCAGTTACTTGAGCTGATACTGAAAGAGAAACACTACTTTGAGTATTAGGTGTTCCATCTTTTACAGATTTGTTTAAACTAGGTATATTTTTAGTAACTAAACTTTCTGTAGCTCCGCCTGCTCCATTACTATCAGCACAAGAAATTGCTGCCATTGATATAATAGATATTATTAATAAAAATTTTTTCATTGGATTTTTCTCCCCTTCATTGTTGTTTATGTATATATTATAACACAAAAGAATATACTTTGTAAAGTTTTTTTTACTATTTTTTTAAAAAAATTAAGTTTTTTTTACTATTTTTTTCACAAATTTCATCTTTTTTTACTATATTTTTATATTTTTTACTTATTTTTACTTTTTAGAGTAATCGTAAAATATAAAAAAGCCCGTATTAAAAAATACAGGCTTAATAATATAATTTTTTGTTTGTTTATTTTTATTTTTTCAGTATCTGCAGGTACTACAGCTAAATCGCTTACTTTAGCACCATCAGAAATATTAACTATTTTTACACCCTTAGCGTTTCTTCCTAACTCTGGTATAGAATCAGCTTTTATCTTTATAGTCATGTCATCTGTAGTAACAACCATTATCTCATCTTTATCGCCTACAGTTTTTACGCTAACCACATTTCCTGTTTTATTATCAGGCTTAATATAAATCTGACCTTTTCCGCCTCTTCCTTTAGCATTAAACTGCTTAGAAGAAAGTCTCTTACCTATACCATTCTCAGTGATAACTATTAATGATTCGCCTTTATGTATTCCGTTTCCAGATACACAAATATCATTATCATCTAAAGTAATACCCTTAACACCAGCAGCGGCTCTTCCCATATTTCTTACTTTCTGTTCATTTATTCTCAAAGCAAGACCAGAAGCAGTAGTCATAATAAAGTCATCACCGCTTTCAACAGCAGATACACCTATAAGCTCATCATTATTCTCTAATGTTAAAGCAAGTATACCCCTCTTCTTAGCATTCTCAAGATGTTTAAGCTCCATCTTTTTAATAGTACCCATCTTAGTAACCATTATAATAGATTGTTTAGGGTTAAAGTCAGATACAGTAAAGTAGCTTGTAATTTTTTCATCTGGTGCCAAATTAAGTATAAACTTTATACTCTTACCTTGTGAAGTTTTTGTTAGAGCAGGAATCTCATGCACCTTCATCCAGAAAGCCTTACCTCTGTCGGTAAATATAAACAAATAATCTTTAGTAGAAGCAACGAATAAGTGTTCTATATAATGTTCGCCTTGAGATTTTCCGCCTTGTACACCTACTCCGCCCCTTCCTTGCGTACGATAGCTTGAAGCAGGTACTCTCTTAATAAAGCCCTGAGTAGTGATAGATACTGCCACATCTTCATCATGAATCAAATCTTCTTCATCAATTTCAGTATCATTAGTTTTACCTATTATCTCACTTCTTCTGTCATCGCCGTATTTTTCTGCTATATTTTTAAGTTCATCTTTAATAACAGCAAGTATTTTTTCTGGGTGAGCAAGTAAGTCTTCACAATAAGCAATAAACTCTCTTAATTGCTGTAATTCTTGTTCTATTTTGAGTTTTTCTAAAGCAGTCAAACGTTTAAGAGGCATATCGAGTATAGCTTGAGCTTGTTTTTCTGATAGCTTAAACTTACTCATTAAAGTGTTTCTTGCAGCTTCTGTGTTTTCGCTCTGCCTAATTATTCTTATAACCTCTTCAATATTAGCCTGAGCTATTAATAAGCCCTCTAATATATGTGCTTTTGCTTTAGCTTGATTTAAATCATATTCTGTTCTTTTTGTTATTACTTCAACTCTATGATCAACAAAATATTTTATAAGCTCTTTTAAGTTTAATACTTTAGGCTCGCCATTAACCAAAGCAAGATTAATTATACCAAAAGTAATTTCTAAATCAGTATGTTTCCATAATTGATTTAAAACAATCTGAGTAGCAACACCCTTTTTAAGCTCTATTATAAGCCTAATACCAGACCTATTGCTTGACTCATCTCTAATATCAGCAACACCCTCAATTTTACCTTGTTTAACTAACTCAGCAATCTTTTCATGCAAATTAGTCTTTACAACACCATAAGGAAGCTCTTTTACAACAATAGCCTCTCTGTCTTTTTTTGTCTCTTCTATTTCAAGCCTAGCTCTTAATTTTATTCTTCCCTTACCAGTAGTATAAGCCTCTTTAATGCCCTCTTTACCATATATAATTCCAGCAGTAGGGAAATCAGGACCTTGTATATAACGCATTAAATCTTTAATTTCAGCATCTTGATGGTCTATATAATAAACAATAGCATTAACAACCTCTTTTAAGTTATGAGGAGGCATATTAGTAGCCATACCAATAGCAATACCCATACTTCCATTAACTAAAAGCTGAGGCACTGTTGCAGGAAGCACAGAAGGCTCTGTTCTTGAATCATCGAAGTTTGGTACAAATTTAACAGTTTCTTTTTCTATGTCATTAAGCATTTCTTCTGCGAATTTAGTCATTCTCGCTTCAGTATAACGCATAGCAGCAGGAGGGTCATCGTCCACAGAACCAAAGTTACCCTGTCCGTCTACAAGTAAATAACGCATAGAAAAGTCTTGTGCCATTCTCACCATAGTGCCGTAAACAGCAGCATCTCCGTGCGGGTGATAGCGTGCCAACACTTCACCAACCGTAGCAGCCGACTTTTTGTATGGCTTATCATGTGTTAAATTAGCATCATACATCGCATAAAGTATTCTTCTATGCACAGGCTTAAGTCCATCTCTTACATCTGGCAAAGCCCTTGACACTATAACACTCATAGCATAATTCAAATATGATTCTTTTAATTCATTT from Brachyspira pilosicoli P43/6/78 includes:
- the gyrA gene encoding DNA gyrase subunit A is translated as MAVKKNNNDNTEERKYSTLTKDILKRVDHISIENELKESYLNYAMSVIVSRALPDVRDGLKPVHRRILYAMYDANLTHDKPYKKSAATVGEVLARYHPHGDAAVYGTMVRMAQDFSMRYLLVDGQGNFGSVDDDPPAAMRYTEARMTKFAEEMLNDIEKETVKFVPNFDDSRTEPSVLPATVPQLLVNGSMGIAIGMATNMPPHNLKEVVNAIVYYIDHQDAEIKDLMRYIQGPDFPTAGIIYGKEGIKEAYTTGKGRIKLRARLEIEETKKDREAIVVKELPYGVVKTNLHEKIAELVKQGKIEGVADIRDESSNRSGIRLIIELKKGVATQIVLNQLWKHTDLEITFGIINLALVNGEPKVLNLKELIKYFVDHRVEVITKRTEYDLNQAKAKAHILEGLLIAQANIEEVIRIIRQSENTEAARNTLMSKFKLSEKQAQAILDMPLKRLTALEKLKIEQELQQLREFIAYCEDLLAHPEKILAVIKDELKNIAEKYGDDRRSEIIGKTNDTEIDEEDLIHDEDVAVSITTQGFIKRVPASSYRTQGRGGVGVQGGKSQGEHYIEHLFVASTKDYLFIFTDRGKAFWMKVHEIPALTKTSQGKSIKFILNLAPDEKITSYFTVSDFNPKQSIIMVTKMGTIKKMELKHLENAKKRGILALTLENNDELIGVSAVESGDDFIMTTASGLALRINEQKVRNMGRAAAGVKGITLDDNDICVSGNGIHKGESLIVITENGIGKRLSSKQFNAKGRGGKGQIYIKPDNKTGNVVSVKTVGDKDEIMVVTTDDMTIKIKADSIPELGRNAKGVKIVNISDGAKVSDLAVVPADTEKIKINKQKIILLSLYFLIRAFLYFTITLKSKNK
- a CDS encoding tyrosine-type recombinase/integrase — its product is MENQLKRIEANELENLLEEFADYLQTLNYAAHTINSYTKDLKEYIKFLEDNNIDFNDATHYTIRDYFASLKNKKLKNATTSRHLSSIKKFYKYLIRNGYSDKTRIINMKSPKREEHIAKFLSLNDIDKILEIDDENDFTIIRDKMMAIFMYAIGLRASELISIKLNMMHKGSTTLRILGKGSKVREIPLIPIIYDNWDLYMQKRAIIQREYGSNNNYLFVNRFGKPISDRSVRNSMKRLMRMANISVDFSPHTLRHTFATHLLNNDAEIRGVQELLGHESISTTQRYTHVTNDRLFEVYNRAHPHSK